One genomic window of Serinus canaria isolate serCan28SL12 chromosome 4, serCan2020, whole genome shotgun sequence includes the following:
- the STOX2 gene encoding storkhead-box protein 2 isoform X4, whose protein sequence is MNSPDCCKVTRMMHPIQERHLEHGDISSGDVSPISMSPITQSQFIPLGEILCLAISAMNSARKQVTQEALMEHLTTCFPGVPTPSPEILRHTLNMLVRERKIYPTPDGYFIVTPQTYFITPSLIRTNSKWYHLDERIPDRSQCTSPQQGTITPSTSGCVRDRTLPKNHCDSCHCCREDMHSMHASTLQRKSAKDCKDSYCPPSLCQVPPTEKSKSTVNFSYKSETLTKPKDVEKQSKKFGLKLFRLSFKKDKTKQLANFSAQFPPEEWPLRDEDTPTTIPREVEMEIIRRINPDLTVENVMRHTALMKKLEEEKAQRSKAGSSAHHSGRSKKSRNHRKSHGKSRSHSKTRVSKGDPSDGSHLDIPAEREYEFYDPLTRSPREGCFIIEHKGDNYIMHSNPNMIESHFPMTPEWDVSGELAKRRTEMPFPEPSRGSSHSKVHRSHSHTQDRRSRNERSSKAKERSRSMDNSKGPLGSATLGTPEDIGEGCSPDDQTTSQTYIDDSTLRPSQSLSHQRALISSASYKETCIPEIAGGNVETPSSCSLLEQGKPTENLPSYSELNSCTTKSAVDDYFQCNTSSETVLTAPSPLGKNKEDHDTLTGTDGLKKMTPTDRQSQHIAREPGVHKEESPKGPSSGSVVAGQTPEVIANGRLVQHHNTESSSLDKRKEIFSKDTLFKPLHNTLSVNSYHKSNTPLLKPHQKTPSDTLPVRCEKLEQAMVTSVTQVMPVSQRQQETTGNQEASFDYYNVSDDDDSEEGTNKNAEEEKNRDDVGTMQWLLEREKERDLQRKFEKNLTLLTPKETENSNNQRATHSARLDSMDSSSITVDSGFNSPRTRESLASNTSSIVESNRRQNPALSPAHGGAGPTFNFRATADPPTSEAEKLQKPGNCLQASVTSV, encoded by the exons GTGATGTATCACCCATCAGCATGTCTCCCATCACTCAGTCACAGTTTATTCCACTTGGGGAAATCCTTTGCCTGGCCATCTCAGCAATGAACTCTGCCCGAAAACAAGTCACACAAGAAGCACTAATGGAGCACCTAACCACCTGCTTCCCAG GAGTTCCAACACCCAGTCCAGAAATCCTTCGGCATACTTTGAACATGCTTGTACGGGAGAGGAAAATATACCCAACTCCGGATGGTTATTTCATTGTAACCCCACAAACTTACTTTATAACACCATCTCTCATAAGAACTAACAGTAAATGGTACCATTTGGATGAGAGGATACCTGACAGGTCTCAATGTACCTCTCCACAACAAGGAACTATAACTCCCTCCACCTCGGGATGTGTCAGGGACCGAACACTACCCAAAAACCACTGCGACTCCTGCCATTGTTGCAGAGAAGACATGCACAGCATGCATGCATCTACCCTACAGAGGAAATCAGCAAAAGACTGTAAAGACTCATACTGTCCTCCTTCATTATGTCAGGTCCCACCTACTGAGAAAAGTAAAAGTACTGTCAATTTTTCATATAAATCAGAGACACTCACAAAGCCTAAGGATGTAGAAAAGCAGTCTAAGAAATTTGGACTCAAATTATTCCGATTAAGTTTTAAGAAGGATAAGACCAAACAGTTGGCAAATTTCTCTGCCCAGTTTCCTCCAGAGGAGTGGCCTCTAAGGGACGAGGACACCCCTACCACTATACCTAGAGAGgtagaaatggaaattattagGCGCATTAACCCAGACTTGACTGTGGAAAATGTCATGAGACACACTGCACTAATGAAAAaacttgaagaagaaaaagctcaaCGGAGCAAAGCAGGGTCTTCAGCTCACCACAGTGGACGAAGTAAAAAGAGCAGGAATCACAGAAAGTCTCATGGGAAATCGAGGTCACACAGCAAGACTCGGGTCTCCAAAGGAGACCCATCAGATGGCTCTCATTTGGATATACCTGCTGAAAGGGAGTATGAGTTCTATGATCCCTTGACTCGATCCCCACGGGAAGGCTGTTTTATAATAGAACACAAGGGAGATAATTATATAATGCACAGCAATCCTAACATGATTGAATCTCACTTTCCCATGACACCAGAGTGGGATGTGTCTGGTGAACTGGCCAAAAGAAGAACTGAAATGCCTTTCCCTGAACCTTCCAGGGGAAGCTCCCATTCCAAGGTCCATCGGAGCCACAGCCATACACAGGATAGAAGATCAAGGAATGAGCGGTCCAGTAAGGCTAAAGAAAGGTCTAGATCCATGGATAACTCCAAGGGACCTCTGGGCTCAGCTACTTTAGGCACACCTGAAGATATAGGTGAAGGCTGTAGCCCAGATGACCAAACAACTAGCCAAACCTACATTGATGATAGTACCTTAAGGCCATCGCAGTCGCTCAGTCATCAAAGGGCTCTGATTTCATCCGCAAGCTACAAAGAGACTTGCATCCCTGAAATAGCCGGGGGCAATGTAGAAACCCCCAGTTCTTGTAGCCTATTGGAACAAGGCAAGCCTACGGAGAATTTGCCATCATATAGTGAGCTCAACTCCTGCACAACAAAATCTGCAGTTGACGACTATTTTCAGTGCAACACATCCAGTGAGACTGTGCTTACCGCTCCATCACCACTGGGAAAGAATAAAGAGGATCATGATACGCTAACAGGGACAGATGGGCTAAAAAAAATGACTCCCACAGACAGACAGTCTCAACATATTGCTAGGGAGCCCGGGGTGCACAAGGAGGAGTCCCCAAAGGGCCCGAGCAGTGGTTCAGTGGTTGCTGGCCAAACTCCAGAGGTGATTGCTAACGGGCGGCTGGTTCAACACCATAACACAGAATCAAGCAGCCTtgataaaaggaaagaaatatttagcaAGGATACACTCTTTAAGCCTCTGCACAACACTCTTTCTGTGAATAGTTATCATAAGTCTAACACCCCTCTGCTAAAGCCCCATCAAAAGACCCCCTCTGACACATTGCCTGTCAGATGTGAGAAACTTGAACAAGCGATGGTAACCTCAGTCACACAAGTCATGCCTGTTTCTCAGAGACAGCAAGAGACAACCGGGAACCAGGAGGCCTCCTTTGACTACTACAATGTATCTGATGATGATGACTCAGAGGAAGGAACCAATAAAAAtgctgaggaagaaaagaacaggGATGACGTTGGTACGATGCAATGGCTCctagagagagaaaaggaaagggatcTACAGCGAAAGTTTGAGAAGAATCTTACTCTTCTCACCCcgaaggaaacagaaaatagcaACAACCAGAGAGCCACCCACTCAGCCCGCCTGGACAGcatggacagcagcagcattacTGTGGACAGCGGGTTCAACTCTCCACG TACTCGTGAGAGCCTGGCATCCAACACTTCAAGTATTGTTGAAAGCAACAGACGTCAGAACCCCGCTCTGAGCCCTGCACACGGTGGCGCAGGCCCAACATTCAACTTCCGAGCCACTGCAGACCCACCCACGAGTGAAGCTGAGAAACTGCAGAAACCTGGTAACTGCCTGCAAGCTTCTGTCACTAGTGTCTGA
- the STOX2 gene encoding storkhead-box protein 2 isoform X2 — translation MKKTRSTTLRRAWPSSDFSDRASDRMRSRSEKDYRLHKHFPPAFISQTSRGYMTSANSWLMNSPDCCKVTRMMHPIQERHLEHGDISSGDVSPISMSPITQSQFIPLGEILCLAISAMNSARKQVTQEALMEHLTTCFPGVPTPSPEILRHTLNMLVRERKIYPTPDGYFIVTPQTYFITPSLIRTNSKWYHLDERIPDRSQCTSPQQGTITPSTSGCVRDRTLPKNHCDSCHCCREDMHSMHASTLQRKSAKDCKDSYCPPSLCQVPPTEKSKSTVNFSYKSETLTKPKDVEKQSKKFGLKLFRLSFKKDKTKQLANFSAQFPPEEWPLRDEDTPTTIPREVEMEIIRRINPDLTVENVMRHTALMKKLEEEKAQRSKAGSSAHHSGRSKKSRNHRKSHGKSRSHSKTRVSKGDPSDGSHLDIPAEREYEFYDPLTRSPREGCFIIEHKGDNYIMHSNPNMIESHFPMTPEWDVSGELAKRRTEMPFPEPSRGSSHSKVHRSHSHTQDRRSRNERSSKAKERSRSMDNSKGPLGSATLGTPEDIGEGCSPDDQTTSQTYIDDSTLRPSQSLSHQRALISSASYKETCIPEIAGGNVETPSSCSLLEQGKPTENLPSYSELNSCTTKSAVDDYFQCNTSSETVLTAPSPLGKNKEDHDTLTGTDGLKKMTPTDRQSQHIAREPGVHKEESPKGPSSGSVVAGQTPEVIANGRLVQHHNTESSSLDKRKEIFSKDTLFKPLHNTLSVNSYHKSNTPLLKPHQKTPSDTLPVRCEKLEQAMVTSVTQVMPVSQRQQETTGNQEASFDYYNVSDDDDSEEGTNKNAEEEKNRDDVGTMQWLLEREKERDLQRKFEKNLTLLTPKETENSNNQRATHSARLDSMDSSSITVDSGFNSPRTRESLASNTSSIVESNRRQNPALSPAHGGAGPTFNFRATADPPTSEAEKLQKPGNCLQASVTSV, via the exons GTGATGTATCACCCATCAGCATGTCTCCCATCACTCAGTCACAGTTTATTCCACTTGGGGAAATCCTTTGCCTGGCCATCTCAGCAATGAACTCTGCCCGAAAACAAGTCACACAAGAAGCACTAATGGAGCACCTAACCACCTGCTTCCCAG GAGTTCCAACACCCAGTCCAGAAATCCTTCGGCATACTTTGAACATGCTTGTACGGGAGAGGAAAATATACCCAACTCCGGATGGTTATTTCATTGTAACCCCACAAACTTACTTTATAACACCATCTCTCATAAGAACTAACAGTAAATGGTACCATTTGGATGAGAGGATACCTGACAGGTCTCAATGTACCTCTCCACAACAAGGAACTATAACTCCCTCCACCTCGGGATGTGTCAGGGACCGAACACTACCCAAAAACCACTGCGACTCCTGCCATTGTTGCAGAGAAGACATGCACAGCATGCATGCATCTACCCTACAGAGGAAATCAGCAAAAGACTGTAAAGACTCATACTGTCCTCCTTCATTATGTCAGGTCCCACCTACTGAGAAAAGTAAAAGTACTGTCAATTTTTCATATAAATCAGAGACACTCACAAAGCCTAAGGATGTAGAAAAGCAGTCTAAGAAATTTGGACTCAAATTATTCCGATTAAGTTTTAAGAAGGATAAGACCAAACAGTTGGCAAATTTCTCTGCCCAGTTTCCTCCAGAGGAGTGGCCTCTAAGGGACGAGGACACCCCTACCACTATACCTAGAGAGgtagaaatggaaattattagGCGCATTAACCCAGACTTGACTGTGGAAAATGTCATGAGACACACTGCACTAATGAAAAaacttgaagaagaaaaagctcaaCGGAGCAAAGCAGGGTCTTCAGCTCACCACAGTGGACGAAGTAAAAAGAGCAGGAATCACAGAAAGTCTCATGGGAAATCGAGGTCACACAGCAAGACTCGGGTCTCCAAAGGAGACCCATCAGATGGCTCTCATTTGGATATACCTGCTGAAAGGGAGTATGAGTTCTATGATCCCTTGACTCGATCCCCACGGGAAGGCTGTTTTATAATAGAACACAAGGGAGATAATTATATAATGCACAGCAATCCTAACATGATTGAATCTCACTTTCCCATGACACCAGAGTGGGATGTGTCTGGTGAACTGGCCAAAAGAAGAACTGAAATGCCTTTCCCTGAACCTTCCAGGGGAAGCTCCCATTCCAAGGTCCATCGGAGCCACAGCCATACACAGGATAGAAGATCAAGGAATGAGCGGTCCAGTAAGGCTAAAGAAAGGTCTAGATCCATGGATAACTCCAAGGGACCTCTGGGCTCAGCTACTTTAGGCACACCTGAAGATATAGGTGAAGGCTGTAGCCCAGATGACCAAACAACTAGCCAAACCTACATTGATGATAGTACCTTAAGGCCATCGCAGTCGCTCAGTCATCAAAGGGCTCTGATTTCATCCGCAAGCTACAAAGAGACTTGCATCCCTGAAATAGCCGGGGGCAATGTAGAAACCCCCAGTTCTTGTAGCCTATTGGAACAAGGCAAGCCTACGGAGAATTTGCCATCATATAGTGAGCTCAACTCCTGCACAACAAAATCTGCAGTTGACGACTATTTTCAGTGCAACACATCCAGTGAGACTGTGCTTACCGCTCCATCACCACTGGGAAAGAATAAAGAGGATCATGATACGCTAACAGGGACAGATGGGCTAAAAAAAATGACTCCCACAGACAGACAGTCTCAACATATTGCTAGGGAGCCCGGGGTGCACAAGGAGGAGTCCCCAAAGGGCCCGAGCAGTGGTTCAGTGGTTGCTGGCCAAACTCCAGAGGTGATTGCTAACGGGCGGCTGGTTCAACACCATAACACAGAATCAAGCAGCCTtgataaaaggaaagaaatatttagcaAGGATACACTCTTTAAGCCTCTGCACAACACTCTTTCTGTGAATAGTTATCATAAGTCTAACACCCCTCTGCTAAAGCCCCATCAAAAGACCCCCTCTGACACATTGCCTGTCAGATGTGAGAAACTTGAACAAGCGATGGTAACCTCAGTCACACAAGTCATGCCTGTTTCTCAGAGACAGCAAGAGACAACCGGGAACCAGGAGGCCTCCTTTGACTACTACAATGTATCTGATGATGATGACTCAGAGGAAGGAACCAATAAAAAtgctgaggaagaaaagaacaggGATGACGTTGGTACGATGCAATGGCTCctagagagagaaaaggaaagggatcTACAGCGAAAGTTTGAGAAGAATCTTACTCTTCTCACCCcgaaggaaacagaaaatagcaACAACCAGAGAGCCACCCACTCAGCCCGCCTGGACAGcatggacagcagcagcattacTGTGGACAGCGGGTTCAACTCTCCACG TACTCGTGAGAGCCTGGCATCCAACACTTCAAGTATTGTTGAAAGCAACAGACGTCAGAACCCCGCTCTGAGCCCTGCACACGGTGGCGCAGGCCCAACATTCAACTTCCGAGCCACTGCAGACCCACCCACGAGTGAAGCTGAGAAACTGCAGAAACCTGGTAACTGCCTGCAAGCTTCTGTCACTAGTGTCTGA
- the STOX2 gene encoding storkhead-box protein 2 isoform X8, which yields MSPITQSQFIPLGEILCLAISAMNSARKQVTQEALMEHLTTCFPGVPTPSPEILRHTLNMLVRERKIYPTPDGYFIVTPQTYFITPSLIRTNSKWYHLDERIPDRSQCTSPQQGTITPSTSGCVRDRTLPKNHCDSCHCCREDMHSMHASTLQRKSAKDCKDSYCPPSLCQVPPTEKSKSTVNFSYKSETLTKPKDVEKQSKKFGLKLFRLSFKKDKTKQLANFSAQFPPEEWPLRDEDTPTTIPREVEMEIIRRINPDLTVENVMRHTALMKKLEEEKAQRSKAGSSAHHSGRSKKSRNHRKSHGKSRSHSKTRVSKGDPSDGSHLDIPAEREYEFYDPLTRSPREGCFIIEHKGDNYIMHSNPNMIESHFPMTPEWDVSGELAKRRTEMPFPEPSRGSSHSKVHRSHSHTQDRRSRNERSSKAKERSRSMDNSKGPLGSATLGTPEDIGEGCSPDDQTTSQTYIDDSTLRPSQSLSHQRALISSASYKETCIPEIAGGNVETPSSCSLLEQGKPTENLPSYSELNSCTTKSAVDDYFQCNTSSETVLTAPSPLGKNKEDHDTLTGTDGLKKMTPTDRQSQHIAREPGVHKEESPKGPSSGSVVAGQTPEVIANGRLVQHHNTESSSLDKRKEIFSKDTLFKPLHNTLSVNSYHKSNTPLLKPHQKTPSDTLPVRCEKLEQAMVTSVTQVMPVSQRQQETTGNQEASFDYYNVSDDDDSEEGTNKNAEEEKNRDDVGTMQWLLEREKERDLQRKFEKNLTLLTPKETENSNNQRATHSARLDSMDSSSITVDSGFNSPRTRESLASNTSSIVESNRRQNPALSPAHGGAGPTFNFRATADPPTSEAEKLQKPGNCLQASVTSV from the exons ATGTCTCCCATCACTCAGTCACAGTTTATTCCACTTGGGGAAATCCTTTGCCTGGCCATCTCAGCAATGAACTCTGCCCGAAAACAAGTCACACAAGAAGCACTAATGGAGCACCTAACCACCTGCTTCCCAG GAGTTCCAACACCCAGTCCAGAAATCCTTCGGCATACTTTGAACATGCTTGTACGGGAGAGGAAAATATACCCAACTCCGGATGGTTATTTCATTGTAACCCCACAAACTTACTTTATAACACCATCTCTCATAAGAACTAACAGTAAATGGTACCATTTGGATGAGAGGATACCTGACAGGTCTCAATGTACCTCTCCACAACAAGGAACTATAACTCCCTCCACCTCGGGATGTGTCAGGGACCGAACACTACCCAAAAACCACTGCGACTCCTGCCATTGTTGCAGAGAAGACATGCACAGCATGCATGCATCTACCCTACAGAGGAAATCAGCAAAAGACTGTAAAGACTCATACTGTCCTCCTTCATTATGTCAGGTCCCACCTACTGAGAAAAGTAAAAGTACTGTCAATTTTTCATATAAATCAGAGACACTCACAAAGCCTAAGGATGTAGAAAAGCAGTCTAAGAAATTTGGACTCAAATTATTCCGATTAAGTTTTAAGAAGGATAAGACCAAACAGTTGGCAAATTTCTCTGCCCAGTTTCCTCCAGAGGAGTGGCCTCTAAGGGACGAGGACACCCCTACCACTATACCTAGAGAGgtagaaatggaaattattagGCGCATTAACCCAGACTTGACTGTGGAAAATGTCATGAGACACACTGCACTAATGAAAAaacttgaagaagaaaaagctcaaCGGAGCAAAGCAGGGTCTTCAGCTCACCACAGTGGACGAAGTAAAAAGAGCAGGAATCACAGAAAGTCTCATGGGAAATCGAGGTCACACAGCAAGACTCGGGTCTCCAAAGGAGACCCATCAGATGGCTCTCATTTGGATATACCTGCTGAAAGGGAGTATGAGTTCTATGATCCCTTGACTCGATCCCCACGGGAAGGCTGTTTTATAATAGAACACAAGGGAGATAATTATATAATGCACAGCAATCCTAACATGATTGAATCTCACTTTCCCATGACACCAGAGTGGGATGTGTCTGGTGAACTGGCCAAAAGAAGAACTGAAATGCCTTTCCCTGAACCTTCCAGGGGAAGCTCCCATTCCAAGGTCCATCGGAGCCACAGCCATACACAGGATAGAAGATCAAGGAATGAGCGGTCCAGTAAGGCTAAAGAAAGGTCTAGATCCATGGATAACTCCAAGGGACCTCTGGGCTCAGCTACTTTAGGCACACCTGAAGATATAGGTGAAGGCTGTAGCCCAGATGACCAAACAACTAGCCAAACCTACATTGATGATAGTACCTTAAGGCCATCGCAGTCGCTCAGTCATCAAAGGGCTCTGATTTCATCCGCAAGCTACAAAGAGACTTGCATCCCTGAAATAGCCGGGGGCAATGTAGAAACCCCCAGTTCTTGTAGCCTATTGGAACAAGGCAAGCCTACGGAGAATTTGCCATCATATAGTGAGCTCAACTCCTGCACAACAAAATCTGCAGTTGACGACTATTTTCAGTGCAACACATCCAGTGAGACTGTGCTTACCGCTCCATCACCACTGGGAAAGAATAAAGAGGATCATGATACGCTAACAGGGACAGATGGGCTAAAAAAAATGACTCCCACAGACAGACAGTCTCAACATATTGCTAGGGAGCCCGGGGTGCACAAGGAGGAGTCCCCAAAGGGCCCGAGCAGTGGTTCAGTGGTTGCTGGCCAAACTCCAGAGGTGATTGCTAACGGGCGGCTGGTTCAACACCATAACACAGAATCAAGCAGCCTtgataaaaggaaagaaatatttagcaAGGATACACTCTTTAAGCCTCTGCACAACACTCTTTCTGTGAATAGTTATCATAAGTCTAACACCCCTCTGCTAAAGCCCCATCAAAAGACCCCCTCTGACACATTGCCTGTCAGATGTGAGAAACTTGAACAAGCGATGGTAACCTCAGTCACACAAGTCATGCCTGTTTCTCAGAGACAGCAAGAGACAACCGGGAACCAGGAGGCCTCCTTTGACTACTACAATGTATCTGATGATGATGACTCAGAGGAAGGAACCAATAAAAAtgctgaggaagaaaagaacaggGATGACGTTGGTACGATGCAATGGCTCctagagagagaaaaggaaagggatcTACAGCGAAAGTTTGAGAAGAATCTTACTCTTCTCACCCcgaaggaaacagaaaatagcaACAACCAGAGAGCCACCCACTCAGCCCGCCTGGACAGcatggacagcagcagcattacTGTGGACAGCGGGTTCAACTCTCCACG TACTCGTGAGAGCCTGGCATCCAACACTTCAAGTATTGTTGAAAGCAACAGACGTCAGAACCCCGCTCTGAGCCCTGCACACGGTGGCGCAGGCCCAACATTCAACTTCCGAGCCACTGCAGACCCACCCACGAGTGAAGCTGAGAAACTGCAGAAACCTGGTAACTGCCTGCAAGCTTCTGTCACTAGTGTCTGA
- the STOX2 gene encoding storkhead-box protein 2 isoform X9 — translation MLVRERKIYPTPDGYFIVTPQTYFITPSLIRTNSKWYHLDERIPDRSQCTSPQQGTITPSTSGCVRDRTLPKNHCDSCHCCREDMHSMHASTLQRKSAKDCKDSYCPPSLCQVPPTEKSKSTVNFSYKSETLTKPKDVEKQSKKFGLKLFRLSFKKDKTKQLANFSAQFPPEEWPLRDEDTPTTIPREVEMEIIRRINPDLTVENVMRHTALMKKLEEEKAQRSKAGSSAHHSGRSKKSRNHRKSHGKSRSHSKTRVSKGDPSDGSHLDIPAEREYEFYDPLTRSPREGCFIIEHKGDNYIMHSNPNMIESHFPMTPEWDVSGELAKRRTEMPFPEPSRGSSHSKVHRSHSHTQDRRSRNERSSKAKERSRSMDNSKGPLGSATLGTPEDIGEGCSPDDQTTSQTYIDDSTLRPSQSLSHQRALISSASYKETCIPEIAGGNVETPSSCSLLEQGKPTENLPSYSELNSCTTKSAVDDYFQCNTSSETVLTAPSPLGKNKEDHDTLTGTDGLKKMTPTDRQSQHIAREPGVHKEESPKGPSSGSVVAGQTPEVIANGRLVQHHNTESSSLDKRKEIFSKDTLFKPLHNTLSVNSYHKSNTPLLKPHQKTPSDTLPVRCEKLEQAMVTSVTQVMPVSQRQQETTGNQEASFDYYNVSDDDDSEEGTNKNAEEEKNRDDVGTMQWLLEREKERDLQRKFEKNLTLLTPKETENSNNQRATHSARLDSMDSSSITVDSGFNSPRTRESLASNTSSIVESNRRQNPALSPAHGGAGPTFNFRATADPPTSEAEKLQKPGNCLQASVTSV, via the exons ATGCTTGTACGGGAGAGGAAAATATACCCAACTCCGGATGGTTATTTCATTGTAACCCCACAAACTTACTTTATAACACCATCTCTCATAAGAACTAACAGTAAATGGTACCATTTGGATGAGAGGATACCTGACAGGTCTCAATGTACCTCTCCACAACAAGGAACTATAACTCCCTCCACCTCGGGATGTGTCAGGGACCGAACACTACCCAAAAACCACTGCGACTCCTGCCATTGTTGCAGAGAAGACATGCACAGCATGCATGCATCTACCCTACAGAGGAAATCAGCAAAAGACTGTAAAGACTCATACTGTCCTCCTTCATTATGTCAGGTCCCACCTACTGAGAAAAGTAAAAGTACTGTCAATTTTTCATATAAATCAGAGACACTCACAAAGCCTAAGGATGTAGAAAAGCAGTCTAAGAAATTTGGACTCAAATTATTCCGATTAAGTTTTAAGAAGGATAAGACCAAACAGTTGGCAAATTTCTCTGCCCAGTTTCCTCCAGAGGAGTGGCCTCTAAGGGACGAGGACACCCCTACCACTATACCTAGAGAGgtagaaatggaaattattagGCGCATTAACCCAGACTTGACTGTGGAAAATGTCATGAGACACACTGCACTAATGAAAAaacttgaagaagaaaaagctcaaCGGAGCAAAGCAGGGTCTTCAGCTCACCACAGTGGACGAAGTAAAAAGAGCAGGAATCACAGAAAGTCTCATGGGAAATCGAGGTCACACAGCAAGACTCGGGTCTCCAAAGGAGACCCATCAGATGGCTCTCATTTGGATATACCTGCTGAAAGGGAGTATGAGTTCTATGATCCCTTGACTCGATCCCCACGGGAAGGCTGTTTTATAATAGAACACAAGGGAGATAATTATATAATGCACAGCAATCCTAACATGATTGAATCTCACTTTCCCATGACACCAGAGTGGGATGTGTCTGGTGAACTGGCCAAAAGAAGAACTGAAATGCCTTTCCCTGAACCTTCCAGGGGAAGCTCCCATTCCAAGGTCCATCGGAGCCACAGCCATACACAGGATAGAAGATCAAGGAATGAGCGGTCCAGTAAGGCTAAAGAAAGGTCTAGATCCATGGATAACTCCAAGGGACCTCTGGGCTCAGCTACTTTAGGCACACCTGAAGATATAGGTGAAGGCTGTAGCCCAGATGACCAAACAACTAGCCAAACCTACATTGATGATAGTACCTTAAGGCCATCGCAGTCGCTCAGTCATCAAAGGGCTCTGATTTCATCCGCAAGCTACAAAGAGACTTGCATCCCTGAAATAGCCGGGGGCAATGTAGAAACCCCCAGTTCTTGTAGCCTATTGGAACAAGGCAAGCCTACGGAGAATTTGCCATCATATAGTGAGCTCAACTCCTGCACAACAAAATCTGCAGTTGACGACTATTTTCAGTGCAACACATCCAGTGAGACTGTGCTTACCGCTCCATCACCACTGGGAAAGAATAAAGAGGATCATGATACGCTAACAGGGACAGATGGGCTAAAAAAAATGACTCCCACAGACAGACAGTCTCAACATATTGCTAGGGAGCCCGGGGTGCACAAGGAGGAGTCCCCAAAGGGCCCGAGCAGTGGTTCAGTGGTTGCTGGCCAAACTCCAGAGGTGATTGCTAACGGGCGGCTGGTTCAACACCATAACACAGAATCAAGCAGCCTtgataaaaggaaagaaatatttagcaAGGATACACTCTTTAAGCCTCTGCACAACACTCTTTCTGTGAATAGTTATCATAAGTCTAACACCCCTCTGCTAAAGCCCCATCAAAAGACCCCCTCTGACACATTGCCTGTCAGATGTGAGAAACTTGAACAAGCGATGGTAACCTCAGTCACACAAGTCATGCCTGTTTCTCAGAGACAGCAAGAGACAACCGGGAACCAGGAGGCCTCCTTTGACTACTACAATGTATCTGATGATGATGACTCAGAGGAAGGAACCAATAAAAAtgctgaggaagaaaagaacaggGATGACGTTGGTACGATGCAATGGCTCctagagagagaaaaggaaagggatcTACAGCGAAAGTTTGAGAAGAATCTTACTCTTCTCACCCcgaaggaaacagaaaatagcaACAACCAGAGAGCCACCCACTCAGCCCGCCTGGACAGcatggacagcagcagcattacTGTGGACAGCGGGTTCAACTCTCCACG TACTCGTGAGAGCCTGGCATCCAACACTTCAAGTATTGTTGAAAGCAACAGACGTCAGAACCCCGCTCTGAGCCCTGCACACGGTGGCGCAGGCCCAACATTCAACTTCCGAGCCACTGCAGACCCACCCACGAGTGAAGCTGAGAAACTGCAGAAACCTGGTAACTGCCTGCAAGCTTCTGTCACTAGTGTCTGA